A single Sphingopyxis chilensis DNA region contains:
- a CDS encoding AraC family transcriptional regulator: MSDPLSDLIGLLRPRTVFAKAISGAGDWAVRYGDFGHPGFCTVIDGRCRLAVDGAEAVTIEAGDFIFLPATPGFTMSGFEPAEPVVVDPHATAGLAGEVRHGRQEGDADVRMLGGYFVFESPDAGLLVSQLPALIHLRGAERLATLVRLVREEAGEERPGCDLILSRLVEVLIVEALRSVEGNNAPPGLLRGLSDPRLAAAIRQIHGAPARAWTVAALAKEAALSRSAFFERFARTLGVPPMEYLQGWRMSIARDLLRRRAGKIEEIASQVGYGSASAFSTAFTRHVGLPPKRFAMTA; the protein is encoded by the coding sequence ATGTCCGATCCGCTTTCCGACCTAATCGGGCTACTCCGCCCGCGCACCGTTTTTGCCAAGGCGATCAGCGGCGCGGGCGACTGGGCGGTGCGCTATGGCGATTTCGGTCATCCGGGGTTTTGCACGGTGATCGACGGACGCTGCCGGCTGGCCGTCGATGGTGCGGAGGCGGTAACGATCGAGGCGGGCGATTTCATCTTCCTGCCCGCAACCCCCGGCTTCACCATGTCGGGCTTCGAACCCGCCGAACCCGTCGTCGTTGATCCCCATGCCACAGCGGGTCTTGCAGGAGAGGTCCGCCACGGGCGGCAGGAGGGCGACGCCGACGTGCGGATGCTTGGCGGCTATTTCGTTTTCGAATCGCCCGACGCCGGGCTGCTCGTGTCGCAGCTTCCCGCGCTCATTCACCTGCGCGGCGCCGAGCGGCTCGCAACACTCGTACGGCTGGTGCGCGAAGAAGCGGGCGAGGAGCGGCCCGGATGCGACCTGATCCTGTCGCGGCTGGTCGAGGTGCTGATCGTCGAAGCGCTGCGCTCGGTCGAGGGAAACAACGCCCCGCCGGGACTGCTGCGGGGCTTGAGCGATCCGCGACTCGCGGCGGCCATCCGGCAGATCCACGGCGCACCGGCGCGGGCATGGACGGTCGCCGCGCTCGCGAAGGAAGCGGCGCTGTCGCGTTCGGCCTTTTTCGAGCGCTTCGCGCGAACCCTCGGTGTGCCGCCGATGGAATATCTGCAAGGCTGGCGCATGAGCATCGCCAGGGATTTGCTGCGCCGCCGCGCGGGCAAGATCGAGGAGATTGCAAGCCAAGTCGGCTATGGGTCGGCGAGCGCCTTCAGCACCGCCTTCACCCGCCACGTCGGGCTGCCGCCGAAGCGCTTTGCGATGACCGCCTAA
- a CDS encoding MOSC domain-containing protein yields the protein METPILAVLLGKSQPFRGDEPSAIGKLPVAHRVAVGPMGLAGDEQADRTVHGGIDKAIHHYPADHYDWWRGYLGDASLLDAPGAFGENISTSGLDEQNVFLGDRFRLGSALVEVTQARQPCWKLDHRFGAKGVMAQVVKTRRTGWYYRVLESGQVRAGDTLDLVERPWPDWPLSSLFGLLVGGEAKDRPADLRALRDVPVLAETWKVRRAKLAEQFGTD from the coding sequence ATGGAAACGCCGATTCTCGCTGTCCTCCTTGGCAAGTCGCAGCCCTTCCGCGGCGATGAACCGAGCGCCATCGGCAAGCTGCCGGTGGCGCATCGGGTTGCCGTCGGCCCCATGGGGCTTGCCGGCGACGAGCAGGCCGACCGGACGGTGCATGGCGGCATCGACAAGGCGATCCACCATTATCCCGCCGACCATTATGACTGGTGGCGCGGGTATCTGGGCGATGCGTCCTTGCTCGATGCGCCGGGTGCGTTCGGGGAAAATATCTCCACATCCGGCCTCGACGAGCAGAATGTCTTCCTCGGCGACCGTTTCCGCCTCGGCAGCGCGCTCGTCGAAGTGACGCAGGCGCGCCAGCCGTGCTGGAAGCTCGATCACCGTTTCGGGGCGAAGGGGGTGATGGCGCAGGTGGTCAAGACGCGGCGGACCGGCTGGTATTACCGCGTGCTCGAATCGGGGCAGGTGCGCGCGGGCGACACGCTCGACCTCGTCGAGCGGCCCTGGCCCGACTGGCCGCTGTCCTCGCTGTTTGGCCTGTTGGTCGGCGGCGAGGCGAAGGACCGCCCAGCCGACCTCCGCGCCTTGCGCGACGTGCCGGTGCTCGCCGAAACCTGGAAGGTGCGGCGCGCCAAGCTCGCTGAGCAGTTCGGCACCGATTAG
- a CDS encoding MFS transporter — MKINFPLLALATGAFGIGITEFAPMGLLPDMVEGLGVSIPAAGLLVSAYALGVMLGAPLMTLTTARMNRRTLLIGLMAIFTLGNFLSAIAGDYTTLMVARVITSLNHGAFFGVGSVVAASLVAPEKRASAVAAMFMGLTLANVIGVPLAPWVGETFGWRTAFGAIAIWGLITMAALRFALPDIPRAEGGNMLAELGVLKRRKVLVALALTAIGSAAMFTVFTYIAPILTEATGAGTLFVTAMLVIYGLGLTAGNWLGGVFADRSIDRTLIVSLAGLAAMLILFAITMYSPLAAAVTIFLWGVATFAIVPPLQMRVMEAASDAPNLASAVNIGAFNLGNAIGAAVGGGVIGLGLGFPAVSIAGAVMAVAGLAIVLASRTQKSVALAGA; from the coding sequence ATGAAAATCAACTTCCCGCTGCTGGCCCTCGCGACCGGCGCCTTCGGCATCGGCATCACCGAATTCGCCCCGATGGGCCTGCTGCCCGACATGGTCGAGGGGCTGGGGGTGTCGATCCCCGCCGCCGGACTGCTCGTTTCTGCCTATGCGCTCGGCGTGATGCTCGGCGCCCCGCTGATGACGCTCACCACCGCGCGGATGAACCGGCGGACCTTGCTCATCGGCCTGATGGCGATCTTCACGCTCGGCAATTTCCTCTCCGCCATCGCGGGCGATTACACGACGCTGATGGTCGCGCGCGTCATTACCTCGCTCAACCATGGCGCCTTCTTCGGCGTCGGCTCGGTCGTCGCCGCCAGCCTCGTCGCGCCCGAAAAGCGCGCGAGCGCGGTCGCGGCGATGTTCATGGGGCTGACGCTCGCCAATGTCATCGGCGTGCCGCTCGCGCCGTGGGTCGGCGAAACCTTCGGCTGGCGCACCGCGTTCGGCGCGATCGCGATCTGGGGCCTCATCACCATGGCCGCGCTGCGTTTCGCGCTGCCCGACATCCCGCGCGCCGAGGGCGGCAACATGCTCGCCGAACTCGGTGTGCTGAAGCGCCGCAAAGTGCTCGTCGCGCTCGCGCTCACCGCGATCGGTTCGGCGGCGATGTTCACCGTGTTCACCTATATCGCGCCGATCCTGACCGAAGCGACGGGGGCAGGGACCTTGTTCGTGACCGCGATGCTGGTGATCTACGGCCTCGGCCTCACCGCCGGCAACTGGCTCGGCGGGGTGTTTGCCGACCGCTCGATCGACCGCACGCTGATCGTCTCGCTCGCCGGGCTGGCGGCGATGCTGATCCTGTTTGCTATCACGATGTACTCGCCGCTTGCGGCGGCGGTCACGATCTTCCTGTGGGGCGTCGCGACCTTCGCCATCGTCCCGCCGCTCCAGATGCGGGTTATGGAGGCGGCGTCGGATGCGCCCAACCTCGCCTCGGCGGTCAATATCGGGGCGTTCAACCTCGGCAATGCGATCGGGGCCGCGGTCGGCGGCGGGGTGATCGGCCTCGGCCTCGGTTTCCCGGCGGTATCGATTGCGGGCGCGGTGATGGCGGTGGCCGGACTCGCGATCGTGCTCGCATCGCGCACGCAAAAATCTGTAGCACTCGCCGGGGCCTGA
- a CDS encoding aldo/keto reductase, producing MEYRQLGSSGLRVPALSFGTGTFGGQGPLFSAWGTSDAAEARRLIDISLDAGVTLFDTADVYSNGASEAILGEAIKGRRDAVLISTKTGLPMGDGPQDWGASRSRLIRAVEDALRRLGTDHIDLLQLHAFDASTPVDELMDTLGALIAAGKLRYAGVSNYPGWQLMKAQATADRLGKPRFVAHQVYYSLIGRAYEADLMPLAADQGVGAMVWSPLGWGRLTGKIGRGRPVPAGSRLHETEQFAPPVEEELLYRVIDALEAVAAETGKTVPQVAINWLLQRPTVSSVIIGARNEEQLRQNLGAVGWALTAEQVAALDAASDVLPPYPHPPYRQQAGFARLNPPLV from the coding sequence ATGGAATATCGTCAATTGGGATCATCGGGGCTGCGCGTTCCCGCGCTGAGCTTCGGAACCGGAACCTTCGGCGGGCAAGGGCCGCTGTTCAGCGCGTGGGGCACGAGCGACGCGGCCGAGGCGCGCCGCCTGATCGACATCAGCCTCGACGCCGGGGTCACGCTGTTCGACACCGCCGACGTCTATTCGAACGGCGCGTCCGAAGCGATTTTGGGCGAAGCGATCAAGGGACGCCGCGACGCGGTGCTGATCTCGACCAAGACCGGGCTGCCGATGGGCGACGGGCCGCAAGACTGGGGCGCCTCGCGCAGCCGGTTGATCCGCGCGGTCGAGGATGCGCTTCGGCGGCTCGGCACCGACCATATCGACCTGCTGCAACTCCACGCCTTCGACGCATCGACCCCGGTCGACGAATTGATGGACACGCTCGGCGCGCTGATCGCCGCGGGCAAGCTGCGCTACGCCGGCGTCTCCAACTATCCGGGCTGGCAACTGATGAAGGCGCAGGCCACCGCCGACCGGCTCGGCAAACCGCGCTTCGTCGCGCATCAGGTCTATTATTCGCTGATCGGCCGCGCCTATGAAGCCGACCTGATGCCGCTCGCCGCCGATCAGGGTGTCGGCGCGATGGTGTGGAGCCCGCTCGGCTGGGGTCGCCTCACCGGCAAGATCGGGCGGGGCCGTCCGGTCCCCGCGGGCAGCCGCCTGCACGAAACCGAACAGTTTGCGCCGCCCGTTGAGGAAGAACTGCTCTATCGCGTGATCGATGCGCTCGAAGCCGTCGCGGCCGAAACCGGCAAGACGGTGCCGCAGGTCGCGATCAACTGGTTGCTCCAGCGCCCCACCGTGTCGTCGGTGATTATCGGCGCGCGCAACGAGGAGCAGCTGCGGCAGAATCTCGGTGCGGTCGGTTGGGCGCTCACCGCGGAGCAAGTGGCCGCGCTCGACGCCGCGAGCGACGTCCTGCCGCCCTATCCGCACCCGCCCTACCGGCAGCAGGCGGGGTTCGCGCGGCTGAACCCGCCGCTCGTCTAA
- a CDS encoding LysR family transcriptional regulator, with protein MNAKIENGGDRARSMEVFAATVAEGSFSAAGRCLGLTPSAVSRTIDRIEGRLGVRLLLRSTRALALTAEGEAYLRAARRILADLGDAEQAIADQGAPRGRLRVSAAQAHGRMTIVPLLGEFVRLYPHILVDISLADRLVDLAAGQADVAIRFGPLADSLLTARKLGESRRVIIASPAYLAAHGTPRVPEDLHGHNCLNFNFRRAEPTWPFRDGDREYALAVQGNIEANNGETLGQLAAAGVGIARVGAFSIAEEIASGALVPILEDYNPGDVEAIHAVFAGGANTPARVRVFVDFLAERLGRGG; from the coding sequence ATGAACGCAAAGATAGAAAATGGGGGCGATCGCGCGCGATCGATGGAAGTCTTTGCCGCAACGGTTGCAGAGGGCAGTTTTTCCGCCGCCGGCCGCTGCCTTGGCCTCACGCCATCGGCGGTCAGCCGCACGATCGACCGGATCGAGGGGCGGCTGGGGGTGCGCCTGTTGTTGCGCTCGACGCGCGCGCTCGCGCTGACCGCCGAGGGCGAGGCCTATCTGCGCGCCGCGCGGCGCATCCTCGCCGACCTGGGCGACGCCGAGCAGGCGATCGCCGATCAGGGCGCGCCGCGCGGCCGCCTGCGCGTCAGCGCCGCGCAGGCGCACGGGCGGATGACCATCGTGCCCTTGCTCGGCGAGTTTGTGCGCCTTTATCCGCACATCCTTGTCGACATCAGCCTCGCCGACCGGCTCGTCGACCTGGCCGCGGGACAGGCCGATGTCGCGATCCGTTTCGGCCCGCTCGCCGACAGCCTGCTCACCGCGCGCAAGCTGGGCGAGAGCCGCCGTGTCATCATCGCCTCCCCCGCTTATCTTGCCGCGCACGGCACGCCGCGCGTGCCCGAGGATCTGCACGGCCATAATTGCCTGAACTTCAATTTCCGCCGAGCCGAGCCGACCTGGCCGTTCCGCGACGGCGACCGCGAATATGCGCTGGCAGTTCAGGGAAATATCGAAGCGAACAATGGCGAGACGCTGGGGCAGCTTGCCGCTGCGGGGGTCGGCATCGCGCGCGTCGGCGCGTTCAGCATCGCCGAAGAGATCGCGAGCGGCGCGCTCGTGCCGATATTGGAGGATTATAATCCGGGCGATGTCGAGGCGATCCACGCGGTGTTCGCCGGCGGCGCGAATACCCCGGCGCGGGTGCGCGTGTTTGTCGATTTCCTGGCCGAACGGCTGGGCCGGGGCGGGTAA
- the fdhD gene encoding formate dehydrogenase accessory sulfurtransferase FdhD, with protein sequence MGYRAAMTNEMIELPVRRLGLAEPGDTILTRSTAVEAPVSVEVGGIGYAVMMATPADLEDYAVGFALGEGLVETADQIKRIDAHPIEGGWALRIWLPPDRSDIALERARKRVSESSCGLCGIENIEEVLRPLPPVAARIATDRNAIAAALAALRDHQPLGRATGAVHAAAFCSPGGDILCAREDVGRHNALDKLVGALARASIDAATGFILLSARCSYELVEKTVRAGCPMLVTISAPTSLAAERAVKAGLTLVALARTDSALIVSDPHGMIA encoded by the coding sequence ATGGGCTATCGTGCCGCGATGACTAACGAGATGATCGAGCTTCCCGTCCGCCGCCTCGGCCTTGCCGAACCCGGCGACACGATCCTGACGCGCAGCACCGCCGTCGAGGCGCCGGTGTCGGTCGAGGTCGGCGGCATCGGTTATGCGGTGATGATGGCGACGCCCGCCGACCTTGAAGATTATGCCGTCGGCTTCGCGCTCGGCGAAGGCCTCGTCGAGACGGCCGATCAGATAAAGCGCATCGACGCGCACCCGATTGAGGGCGGCTGGGCGCTGCGCATCTGGCTGCCGCCCGATCGGAGCGACATCGCGCTCGAACGCGCGCGCAAGCGGGTGAGCGAGAGCAGCTGCGGCCTCTGCGGGATCGAGAATATCGAGGAGGTGCTGCGCCCGCTCCCCCCCGTGGCCGCGCGGATCGCGACCGATCGCAACGCCATTGCAGCGGCGCTCGCGGCGCTGCGCGATCATCAACCGCTCGGGCGCGCGACCGGCGCAGTCCATGCCGCGGCCTTTTGCTCGCCCGGCGGCGACATTTTGTGCGCGCGCGAGGATGTCGGACGGCACAACGCTCTGGACAAGCTGGTCGGCGCCTTGGCGCGGGCGAGCATCGATGCGGCGACCGGCTTCATCCTGCTCTCGGCGCGGTGCAGTTACGAACTGGTCGAAAAGACCGTCCGCGCGGGCTGTCCGATGCTCGTCACCATATCGGCGCCTACCAGCCTTGCGGCCGAACGCGCCGTGAAGGCGGGGCTGACGCTCGTCGCGCTGGCGCGGACGGACTCGGCGCTGATCGTGAGCGATCCGCACGGAATGATCGCGTGA
- the mobA gene encoding molybdenum cofactor guanylyltransferase, which yields MKTLGAVLAGGRSSRFGSDKALAMLDGRSLLDHALAALAPHCDAMIIVGRGEIADWPRVDMGPLGGMAGALIHAAGAGFDRVLSAPVDCVKLPGDLRALLEPAPAFLDTQPVIGLWPVAALSDLKAMLENEGDLAVRAYARRIGARAVQSDFVPPNINSTADLDRLAAS from the coding sequence GTGAAGACGCTCGGCGCGGTGCTCGCCGGCGGGCGGTCGAGCCGCTTCGGGTCGGACAAGGCGCTGGCGATGCTCGATGGGCGGAGCTTGCTCGACCATGCGTTGGCGGCGCTGGCCCCGCATTGCGATGCGATGATCATCGTCGGCCGGGGCGAGATCGCCGATTGGCCGCGTGTCGACATGGGGCCGCTTGGCGGGATGGCGGGGGCGCTGATCCATGCGGCGGGCGCGGGTTTCGACCGGGTGCTGTCCGCGCCGGTCGATTGCGTGAAGCTGCCCGGCGACCTGCGCGCGCTGCTCGAACCCGCGCCGGCCTTTCTCGACACGCAGCCGGTGATCGGACTGTGGCCCGTCGCGGCGCTCAGCGACCTCAAGGCGATGCTGGAGAATGAAGGCGACCTTGCGGTCCGGGCCTATGCGCGGCGGATCGGGGCGCGGGCGGTGCAGAGCGATTTCGTGCCGCCGAACATCAACAGCACCGCCGATCTCGACCGGCTGGCGGCGTCATGA
- a CDS encoding DUF1345 domain-containing protein, whose product MTAAVGHRIAPARFLIFAAALVVVGGGASALGGDSRAALLIGFDVAAFIFLCSLAPLLKADPEQMRCTAEQNDANRAGLLAITVLLSLVILFAVGTLIASPGALDRADIVLIVATLALAWLFANMVFTLHYAHLYYLQKDGRDQRGVEVPGAREPGYWDFLYFAFTLGMTFQTSDVTISGAHMRRVVLGHCMAAFVFNMGILAFTVNAIGGS is encoded by the coding sequence ATGACGGCCGCCGTCGGCCACCGCATCGCCCCGGCGCGCTTCCTGATCTTTGCCGCCGCGCTGGTCGTCGTCGGCGGCGGGGCATCGGCGCTCGGCGGCGATTCGCGCGCGGCGCTGTTGATCGGCTTCGATGTCGCCGCCTTCATCTTCCTCTGCTCGCTCGCGCCGCTTCTCAAGGCCGACCCCGAACAGATGCGCTGCACCGCCGAACAGAATGATGCCAACCGCGCGGGCCTGCTCGCGATCACCGTGCTGCTCTCGCTTGTCATATTGTTCGCGGTCGGGACGCTGATCGCCAGCCCCGGTGCGCTCGACCGCGCGGATATCGTGCTGATCGTCGCGACGCTCGCGCTTGCGTGGCTGTTCGCGAACATGGTGTTCACGCTCCATTATGCGCATCTCTATTATCTGCAGAAGGACGGCCGCGACCAGCGCGGCGTCGAGGTGCCGGGGGCCAGGGAGCCCGGTTACTGGGACTTTCTCTATTTCGCCTTCACGCTCGGCATGACCTTCCAGACCTCGGACGTTACGATATCGGGCGCGCATATGCGCCGCGTCGTGCTCGGCCACTGCATGGCGGCGTTCGTCTTCAACATGGGAATATTGGCGTTCACCGTGAACGCGATCGGCGGGTCATGA
- a CDS encoding FdhF/YdeP family oxidoreductase, producing the protein MADRKPRHKTYDSPAGGWGAAAATAKVLLEQSVVTKGSRALLSMNQPGGFKCPSCAFPDASCTKKLEFCENGAKALAHEATKFRVTRDFFAQHSVTDLMAQSDYWLEMQGRLTEPMRYDAVTDHYVPVSWDDAFALIGKHLRALESPHQAEFYTSGRTANETAFLYSIFVREFGTNNFPDCSNMCHEPTSRGLPHSIGVGKGTVILEDFDHAEAIFLIGHNAGTNAPRMMTPLVEARKRGVPIVAVNPMPERALVRFTEPQDIVQMATFGSTEISSEFVHIRIGGDLALLKGMMKVMFEREAAGESVLDHDFIAAHTSGFAALKADVEAQEWPALVAAAGIDEAQIRRCAEIYIRSNATLICYGMGITQHQRGSELVQQIANLLLLKGNYGKPGAGISPIRGHSNVQGDRTVGIDEKPTQAYLDRVRDVFGFEPPREDGHHTVESVEAMLAGTAKVFIGLGGNFIRAVPDTDRAYAAMRKLDLTVGIATKLNRGHLVHGKDALILPVVARSERIETVKGEQFVTIEDSMSNVTASRGVLEPASEHLMPETEIVCRMAMATLPHSKTGWASYIDDYSLIRDKIAAVYPALYEGFSERLKAPMGFHLDIPPRRRVWATPNGKANFLVLPGLAVNAPVDDPDMLRLATVRSHDQFNTTIYSYNDRYRGVYNDRMILFMNADDIAARGLEAGAKVALETIGVDGIARRVEGLTILDYPMSRGSVAGYYPELNPLLPLGHYDKTSGCPAAKSIPVRVVAA; encoded by the coding sequence ATGGCCGACCGGAAACCCCGCCACAAGACATATGATAGCCCCGCGGGCGGCTGGGGCGCAGCCGCCGCGACCGCAAAGGTGCTGCTCGAACAAAGCGTCGTCACCAAGGGATCGCGCGCGCTGCTGTCGATGAACCAGCCGGGCGGGTTCAAATGCCCGAGCTGCGCCTTTCCCGACGCCAGCTGCACCAAGAAGCTCGAGTTCTGCGAAAATGGCGCGAAGGCGCTGGCGCACGAGGCGACGAAATTCCGCGTCACGCGCGACTTTTTCGCGCAGCACAGCGTGACCGACCTGATGGCGCAGTCGGACTATTGGCTCGAGATGCAGGGCCGCCTGACCGAGCCGATGCGCTACGACGCGGTGACCGACCATTATGTGCCGGTGAGCTGGGACGATGCCTTCGCGCTGATCGGCAAGCACCTCCGCGCGCTCGAAAGCCCGCATCAGGCCGAATTCTACACCTCGGGCCGCACCGCGAACGAGACCGCCTTCCTCTATTCGATCTTCGTGCGCGAATTCGGCACGAACAATTTCCCAGACTGTTCGAACATGTGCCATGAACCGACGAGCCGCGGGCTGCCGCACTCGATCGGGGTTGGCAAGGGCACGGTGATCCTCGAGGATTTCGACCATGCGGAGGCGATTTTCCTGATCGGCCACAATGCGGGGACCAACGCGCCGCGGATGATGACGCCGCTGGTCGAGGCGCGAAAGCGCGGCGTCCCGATCGTCGCGGTCAACCCGATGCCCGAACGCGCGCTCGTCCGCTTCACCGAGCCGCAGGATATCGTCCAGATGGCGACCTTCGGGTCGACCGAGATCAGCAGCGAATTCGTCCATATCAGGATCGGCGGCGACCTCGCGCTGCTCAAGGGTATGATGAAGGTGATGTTCGAGCGCGAGGCGGCGGGCGAGAGCGTGCTCGACCATGATTTCATCGCCGCGCATACTTCGGGCTTCGCGGCGCTGAAGGCCGATGTCGAGGCGCAGGAATGGCCGGCGCTGGTCGCCGCGGCGGGGATCGACGAGGCGCAGATCCGCCGCTGCGCCGAAATCTACATCCGCTCGAACGCGACCCTCATCTGCTACGGCATGGGCATCACCCAGCACCAGCGGGGGTCCGAACTCGTCCAGCAGATCGCGAATCTGCTGCTTCTCAAGGGCAATTACGGCAAGCCCGGCGCGGGCATCTCGCCGATCCGCGGCCATTCGAACGTGCAGGGCGACCGCACCGTCGGCATCGACGAGAAACCGACGCAGGCCTATCTCGACCGGGTGCGCGACGTTTTCGGCTTTGAACCGCCGCGCGAAGACGGTCATCACACCGTCGAGTCGGTCGAGGCGATGCTGGCGGGCACCGCCAAGGTCTTCATCGGCCTCGGCGGCAATTTCATCCGCGCGGTGCCCGATACCGATCGCGCTTATGCCGCGATGCGCAAACTCGACCTTACCGTCGGCATCGCGACCAAGCTCAACCGCGGGCATCTGGTGCACGGCAAGGACGCGCTGATCCTGCCCGTCGTCGCGCGCTCCGAACGCATCGAGACGGTGAAGGGCGAGCAGTTCGTGACGATTGAGGATTCGATGTCGAACGTCACCGCCTCGCGCGGCGTGCTCGAACCCGCGAGCGAGCATCTGATGCCCGAAACCGAGATCGTCTGCCGCATGGCGATGGCGACCCTGCCGCACAGCAAGACCGGCTGGGCCAGCTATATCGACGATTACAGCCTGATCCGCGACAAGATCGCCGCCGTCTACCCCGCGCTCTACGAAGGGTTTTCGGAGCGTCTCAAGGCGCCGATGGGCTTCCACCTCGACATCCCGCCGCGCCGCCGGGTGTGGGCGACGCCGAACGGCAAGGCCAATTTCCTCGTGCTGCCGGGGCTTGCGGTCAACGCGCCGGTCGACGATCCCGACATGCTGCGCCTTGCCACCGTCCGCTCGCACGACCAGTTCAACACGACGATCTACAGCTACAACGACCGCTATCGCGGCGTGTATAACGATCGCATGATCCTGTTCATGAACGCCGACGATATCGCGGCGCGCGGGCTGGAGGCGGGCGCGAAGGTCGCGCTCGAAACCATCGGCGTCGACGGCATCGCGCGCCGCGTCGAGGGGCTGACGATCCTCGACTATCCGATGTCGCGCGGCTCGGTCGCGGGCTATTATCCCGAACTCAACCCGCTGCTCCCCCTCGGCCATTATGACAAGACGAGCGGCTGTCCCGCGGCGAAGTCGATCCCGGTGCGCGTCGTCGCCGCATGA
- a CDS encoding carboxylesterase/lipase family protein: MTDIAALRRLFALALCLVAVAAGGPLLAADPPAATISEGRVAGAREDGLRVFRGIPYAAPPVGERRWRPPAPPAKWTGVRDARAFGADCVQPAFPAASVYFEPPRPMSEDCLTLNIWAPERAGRAPVIVWIHGGALQYGSSASPMYDGAGFARRGIVFVSINYRLGVLGWLAHPALSGESAEGVSGNYGLLDQIAALEWVRRNIGAFGGDPANVTVMGESAGALSATYLLASPRAKGLFAKAIVQSTNMRAVPHLRDPAFGMNSAEATGTALAQSLGASDLAALRRVDAKALVAAGMRARFIAQPVIDGAVVPGQLVDIFDRGEQAKVPVLAGFNSGEVRTQRALVPPAPADAAAYQAEIVQRYGDLAPAFLRIYPASDREESLLAATRDAVYGWATERLVRQQARAGQPAYLYLFDHCYSAARARGLCAFHASELPFAFGIAGRPLGGMPNWPMPAGEADRALARQMIDYWASFAARGTPSSEGAPAWLAYGDAENFMVFGAGPVARRGLFPGMFEFQEEVMQRRRGAGEQWFTNMSPLRHQRLVD; the protein is encoded by the coding sequence ATGACGGACATCGCGGCACTTCGCCGGCTATTCGCCCTGGCTCTTTGTCTGGTCGCCGTTGCGGCGGGCGGTCCATTATTGGCCGCCGATCCGCCGGCCGCGACGATCTCCGAAGGCCGCGTCGCGGGCGCTCGGGAGGACGGGCTGCGCGTCTTTCGCGGCATCCCCTATGCGGCGCCCCCGGTCGGCGAACGCCGCTGGCGCCCACCCGCGCCTCCCGCGAAGTGGACGGGGGTGCGCGACGCGCGCGCCTTCGGCGCCGACTGCGTCCAGCCCGCCTTTCCCGCCGCGAGCGTGTATTTCGAGCCGCCGCGGCCAATGAGCGAGGATTGCCTGACGCTCAACATCTGGGCGCCCGAACGCGCCGGTCGCGCGCCGGTGATCGTCTGGATCCACGGCGGCGCGCTGCAATATGGATCGAGCGCCAGCCCGATGTACGATGGCGCCGGATTTGCGAGGCGCGGCATCGTCTTCGTGTCGATCAACTATCGGCTGGGCGTCCTTGGCTGGCTTGCGCATCCGGCGCTCAGCGGCGAATCGGCCGAAGGCGTATCGGGCAATTACGGCCTGCTCGACCAGATCGCGGCGCTGGAATGGGTGCGACGCAATATCGGTGCGTTCGGCGGCGATCCCGCGAACGTCACCGTCATGGGAGAGTCGGCAGGCGCGCTCAGCGCAACCTATCTGCTCGCCAGCCCGCGCGCGAAGGGCCTGTTCGCGAAAGCGATCGTCCAGAGCACCAATATGCGCGCGGTGCCGCATCTCCGCGACCCCGCCTTCGGCATGAACTCCGCCGAGGCGACGGGAACCGCGCTGGCGCAAAGCTTGGGCGCCTCCGACCTTGCGGCGCTACGCCGCGTCGATGCGAAGGCGCTCGTCGCCGCCGGGATGCGCGCGCGCTTCATCGCGCAGCCCGTGATCGACGGAGCGGTCGTGCCCGGCCAGCTCGTCGATATTTTCGACCGCGGCGAACAGGCAAAAGTCCCGGTTCTCGCGGGGTTCAACAGCGGCGAAGTCCGCACCCAACGCGCGCTGGTCCCTCCGGCGCCCGCCGATGCGGCGGCTTATCAGGCCGAAATCGTGCAGCGCTACGGCGACCTCGCGCCCGCCTTCCTGCGGATCTATCCCGCGTCGGACCGGGAGGAGAGTCTGCTCGCGGCGACGCGCGACGCCGTCTATGGCTGGGCGACCGAGCGGCTTGTGCGGCAACAGGCGCGCGCCGGGCAGCCCGCCTATCTCTACCTTTTCGATCATTGCTATTCCGCCGCGCGCGCCCGCGGCCTCTGCGCTTTCCACGCGAGCGAACTGCCCTTTGCTTTCGGGATTGCGGGGCGCCCGCTTGGCGGCATGCCCAACTGGCCGATGCCGGCGGGCGAAGCCGATCGCGCGCTGGCGCGGCAAATGATCGATTATTGGGCGTCCTTCGCCGCGCGCGGCACCCCTTCGTCGGAGGGCGCGCCGGCGTGGCTGGCCTATGGTGATGCGGAAAATTTCATGGTGTTCGGCGCCGGGCCGGTGGCGAGGCGGGGCCTGTTTCCCGGCATGTTCGAATTTCAGGAGGAGGTCATGCAGCGCCGGCGCGGGGCGGGCGAGCAATGGTTCACCAATATGAGCCCCCTCCGACACCAAAGACTCGTGGATTAG